A genomic window from Fusarium verticillioides 7600 chromosome 5, whole genome shotgun sequence includes:
- a CDS encoding AGC/PKA protein kinase produces the protein MSEGCVVGKRKFGSVHDRDSALGTEKKQKIEEECTPTTKVFASEFKNTDYVVGWICAITTEYVAAQAFLDEKHEGPDYVSPNDDNIYTLGRMGKHNIVIAVLPDGEYGTSSAARVGRDLQHTFPNVRIGLLVGIGGGAPTKHDIRLGDIVVSAPREGKGGIFQYDFGKTIQNQSFCTTGFLNQPPVLLRAAMNDLKAQYEFDGHGIDEAIKVILDKRPRLKKRYEKPDLSSDRLYCSGVIHPPDHDAACTEVCSNDSNHLIVRNDRPEDEMLVVHYGLIASSNQLLKDASIRDKLAREKNVLCFEMEAAGLVNHFPCLVIRGICDYADSHKNKRWQGYAAMTAAAYAKDLLSRIPPNKIEAQRRIVEVLLDLKDDVKNVSKGIDKILHKQHSVEEKDIFQWITPIDYTPQQHDFLKRRQPGTGQWLLECTEFQDWLKNSKRGLFCPGIPGSGKTIITAIVIDHLSTSFQGQSGIGLAFIFCNFRRHHEQTLEDLLATLLKQLTQQKSPIPNSVRDLYESCKNKGGRPSVEKLSTALQFVSGLFTRTFVIIDALDECQTTSGCRNAFLDELLSLQLRCGTNLLMTSRFIPEIAGSLGSQTTLEIRPSDNDVRRYLDGRMSQLPGFIRHDRAFQDYIKDGIVRAVNGMFLLAHLYMDSLDDKMTKKAVEKAIRHFQDQNPGPNEEKKIDVLSQAYAEAVERIRAQKPGIRQLAEKTLLWITCAKRPLTTSELQHALAVELESEELDENNSSAVDDMVSSCAGLVIIDEESKIIRLVHYTMQDYFTRNQKKLFSHAEETVASVCVQYLLFNYFKSGPCTEYHDLELRLKHYSLYDYAARNWGHHARVSSPPPRKLLLKLLYNESKLMASNQARMASKLPGGGVGYTKMSAAHIIAFFGLSDLITAVGERYSLKAQTSDGQTPLSVAAENGHEAVVRWLMQQEGVDLNTRAFRYLWTPLSLAARNGHYETCRLLLAQDGVDPDPRDSGGRTPLSWAAGNGHEDVVGLFLSDCRVSPDSRASWFYKGRTPVMWAAANGHIGIVKLLLGTGMVDYGSNDDDGRTILSYAAQHGSSELIKEALARKGIKANRADQTGRTALSWAAQNGQTANVKLLLARNDVDPNSTDNSNRTALSWAAQYGHAPIVRLLVFTNRVYPNLKDNNGITPLSWALRCNQSEIQNFLLGTEGVDASSDYEDSHGLPSLPTDYKQHDVSKMLPKNKYSNSHASIETESQKLYIRRLENSHLRDEFIINKTIGLGSCSRVYLAQLRSDKRALFAIKVLKKAHILKTMQIRHTVNQRAILIDVSHPFLAELYGTFQDMRRLYMVMEFVEGGELFTLLRQVKRFRTVVAKFYSAQIVLAVDYLHSKDIIHRDLKPENVLVDWLGYIKVVDFGFAKRVPAKTWTLCGTPEYMAPEVISGRGYGKSVDWWCLGILTYEMLCGYTPFANESPLLMYENILKGEVKYPSYLKKSGAQDLLENLITSDLERRLGTERSPILTRRRPTLTRRVSMPTERPSTKIQDHPLQTRQGGSWDIRSHPWFQEVDWNMLERKQLIAPYRPPIKPAEGYTGQKELLPRSDIDTQSHLLPILKVRNHISTRKKALLQKV, from the exons ATGTCAGAAGGCTGCGTTGTGGGAAAGCGCAAGTTTGGGTCAGTCCATGATCGCGATTCCGCCCTAGGtactgagaagaagcaaaagatcgaggaagaatgcacaccaacaaccaaggTCTTTGCATCCGAGTTTAAAAACACTGACTACGTGGTCGGTTGGATATGTGCAATAACTACCGAGTACGTAGCCGCACAAGCTTTTCTTGACGAGAAGCATGAGGGGCCTGATTATGTGTCTCCAAATGATGACAACATCTACACGCTTGGAAGAATGGGGAAGCATAATATTGTTATCGCCGTTTTGCCAGATGGAGAATATGGTACAAGTTCTGCAGCGAGAGTCGGAAGAGATTTACAGCATACATTTCCTAACGTCCGTATTGGACTCTTGGTTGGTATCGGTGGCGGCGCACCTACAAAGCATGATATCCGTCTTGGTGATATTGTGGTCAGTGCCCCGCGTGAAGGTAAGGGTGGAATCTTCCAGTATGATTTTGGTAAGACCATCCAGAACCAGAGCTTCTGTACAACTGGGTTCTTGAACCAGCCTCCAGTACTGTTGCGAGCAGCGATGAATGATCTCAAAGCGCAGTACGAATTCGACGGTCATGGCATCGACGAAGCGATCAAGGTCATCCTTGATAAGAGACCGAGGCTTAAGAAGAGATATGAGAAACCCGATCTCAGTAGCGATAGGCTATATTGCTCTGGCGTCATTCATCCACCAGATCACGACGCAGCCTGCACTGAGGTTTGCAGCAATGATTCAAACCACTTGATTGTACGGAACGACCgaccagaagatgagatgctAGTAGTTCACTATGGGCTGATTGCTTCATCTAatcagcttctgaaggaCGCCTCTATCCGAGATAAGCTTGCTAGGGAGAAGAATGTATTATGTTTTGAAATGGAGGCTGCTGGATTGGTCAATCACTTCCCTTGCCTTGTTATCCGCGGGATATGCGACTATGCAGACTCGCATAAGAATAAACGCTGGCAGGGTTATGCAGCTATGACAGCAGCTGCGTATGCGAAGGATTTATTATCCAGAATCCCGCCTAACAAGATAGAAGCCCAGAGAAGAATTGTCGAAGTACTACTAG ACCTGAAGGATGACGTTAAGAACGTATCAAAAGGGATCGATAAAATCCTTCACAAACAACACAGCGTAGAAGAAAAGGACATTTTCCAGTGGATTACACCTATCGACTATACACCGCAACAGCATGATTTCCTCAAGCGGCGACAGCCAGGCACTGGCCAGTGGCTCTTGGAATGTACCGAGTTTCAAGACTGGCTCAAGAATAGCAAACGTGGGCTCTTTTGCCCTGGTATTCCCGGATCCGGCAAGACAATCATAACAGCGATTGTAATCGATCATCTCTCGACCAGCTTCCAAGGGCAAAGCGGTATTGGCCTCGCTTTCATCTTTTGCAATTTCCGTAGGCATCACGAACAGACACTAGAGGACTTATTAGCCACTCTTCTAAAGCAATTGACCCAACAAAAATCCCCTATACCGAACAGTGTAAGAGACCTTTACGAGAGctgcaagaacaagggcgGAAGGCCCTCTGTCGAGAAACTATCTACAGCTTTGCAGTTTGTATCTGGTCTATTTACTCGGACGTTTGTGATCATTGATGCCCTTGACGAATGTCAAACGACCAGCGGATGCCGCAACGCATTTCTCGACGAGTTGCTCAGTCTCCAACTTCGGTGTGGGACGAACCTACTTATGACGTCTCGCTTTATCCCAGAAATCGCTGGATCTCTGGGTTCGCAGACCACTCTTGAGATCCGTCCAAGTGATAACGATGTACGGAGATATCTCGACGGGCGCATGTCGCAACTACCAGGATTTATCCGTCACGATCGAGCGTTCCAGGATTACATCAAAGACGGAATCGTAAGAGCCGTCAATGGAAT GTTCCTATTGGCTCACCTTTACATGGACTCTTTGGATGATAAAATGACCAAAAAGGCCGTTGAGAAAGCTATACGTCATTTCCAAGACCAGAATCCGGGGCCtaatgaagagaagaaaatTGATGTTCTTTCTCAAGCTTACGCTGAAGCAGTCGAAAGAATCAGGGCTCAAAAGCCTGGCATTCGCCAGCTTGCAGAGAAAACACTTCTATGGATTACATGCGCCAAAAGGCCACTGACCACATCAGAGCTACAGCATGCacttgctgttgagctcGAGTCCGAAGAGTTAGATGAGAATAACTCCTCTGCGGTTGATGATATGGTCTCCTCATGCGCTGGTCTGGTCATCATCGACGAGGAAAGCAAAATCATCCGCTTGGTGCACTACACTATGCAGGACTACTTCACACGGAACCAGAAGAAACTATTTTCTCATGCCGAGGAGACAGTCGCCTCGGTTTGCGTCCAGTATCTCCTGTTCAATTACTTCAAATCTGGGCCGTGCACAGAGTATCATGACCTCGAGCTTCGACTGAAACACTATTCGCTTTATGACTATGCGGCGCGAAACTGGGGGCACCATGCACGGGTCTCATCTCCACCGCCCCGGAAGTTGCTCTTGAAACTCTTGTACAATGAAAGCAAGCTGATGGCATCCAACCAAGCGAGGATGGCATCGAAACTACCGGGGGGTGGCGTTGGATACACCAAAATGTCAGCGGCTCATATTATTGCATTCTTCGGACTGAGCGACCTGATAACTGCTGTTGGCGAGCGCTATAGCCTCAAAGCCCAAACCAGTGATGGCCAGACCCCACTGTCAGTAGCGGCAGAGAATGGCCACGAAGCTGTGGTCAGATGGCTAATGCAGCAAGAAGGCGTCGACTTGAACACCAGAGCCTTTCGATATCTCTGGACTCCGCTATCACTAGCGGCACGCAATGGCCATTATGAGACATGCAGGCTACTTCTGGCCCaggatggagttgatccAGATCCAAGAGACTCAGGTGGAAGAACGCCGCTGTCTTGGGCGGCAGGCAATGGCCACGAGGATGTGGTTGGACTCTTTCTGTCGGATTGTCGGGTATCCCCGGATTCGAGGGCATCATGGTTCTACAAAGGCCGTACCCCAGTCATGTGGGCTGCTGCCAATGGGCATATCGGTATTGTTAAATTGCTGCTTGGGACTGGAATGGTCGACTATGGTTcgaacgatgatgatggccgtACGATACTATCATACGCGGCCCAACACGGAAGCTCAGAATTGATCAAGGAAGCTCTTGCTAGAAAGGGAATCAAGGCCAATCGGGCAGACCAGACTGGCCGCACGGCTTTGTCTTGGGCGGCACAAAATGGCCAAACAGCAAACGTGAAGCTGCTTCTCGCCAGAAACGACGTTGATCCGAACTCTAcagacaacagcaacagaacAGCACTCTCATGGGCGGCTCAGTATGGACATGCGCCAATTGTCAGATTGCTTGTTTTTACGAACAGGGTGTATCCGAATCTAAAAGATAACAACGGCATCACACCCCTTTCTTGGGCTTTACGATGCAACCAAAGCGAGATACAGAATTTTCTGCTTGGTACGGAGGGCGTGGATGCTAGTAGTGATTATGAAGACTCCCATGGccttccatctcttcctaCTGACTACAAACAACATGACGTATCAAAGATGCTTCCTAAGAACAAGTACTCTAATAGTCATGCTTCCATTGAAACAGAGTCCCAGAAACTGTACATACGGCGGCTGGAAAACAGTCATTTGCGAGATGAGtttatcatcaacaagactATAGGTCTCGGGAGCTGCTCCCGTGTGTACCTAGCACAGCTGAGGTCCGATAAGCGAGCCCTTTTTGCTATCAAGGTTTTGAAGAAAGCTCATATTCTCAAAACGATGCAAATTAGACACACCGTCAACCAACGAGCTATTCTTATCGATGTTAGCCACCCCTTTTTGGCCGAGCTATATGGAACCTTCCAGGACATGAGAAGACTATACATGGTCATGGAATTTGTAGAGGGTGGTGAGCTGTTTACATTACTTAGGCAAGTGAAG CGCTTCCGTACTGTAGTTGCCAAGTTCTATTCTGCCCAAATAGTCCTAGCAGTGGACTATCTACACTCAAAGGATATCATCCATCGAGACTTGAAGCCAGAAAATGTTCTCGTCGATTGGCTTGGCTAcatcaaggttgttgattTCGGTTTTGCCAAACGGGTCCCGGCGAAGACATGGACTCTATGTGGAACACCGGAGTATATGGCGCCAGAAGTCATCTCTGGCCGGGGTTACGGCAAGTCTGTTGATTG GTGGTGCCTTGGTATTTTGACATACGAAATGCTCTGTGGTTATACCCCCTTTGCAAACGAATCACCGCTCTTGATGTATGAGAATATTCTCAAGGGAGAAGTCAAGTACCCTAGCTATCTCAAGAAGTCAGGGGCCCAGGATCTATTGGAAAACTTGATCACGAGCGACCTGGAACGGAGGCTGGGGACTGAACGAAGCCCCATTTTAACTCGGCGACGCCCTACATTGACCAGGCGGGTCTCCATGCCGACTGAGCGGCCTTCGACAAAGATTCAAGATCATCCTTTACAGACTCGACAGGGCGGCTCTTGGGATATCAGAAGCCATCCTTGGTTCCAGGAAGTCGATTGGAATATGCTGGAGAGAAAACAATTAATCGCGCCTTATAGGCCACCTATTAAACCAGCAGAGGGTTATACAGGTCAGAAAGAATTACTCCCACGTTCAGATATA GATACACAAAGCCATTTGCTTCCTATTCTGAAAGTGAGAAACCATATTTCTACCCGGAAGAAGGCTT TATTGCAGAAGGTGTGA
- a CDS encoding hypothetical protein (At least one base has a quality score < 10), protein MNGKELPAAAPLPEPYSIFDKRQTALIVTIVSIAATFSGFASNIYFPALPTIAHDLDVSIELINLTVTSYLVFQGLAPSLWGPISDVKGRRVAYSLTFIVFLGACIGLAEAKNYATMVVLRCVQSTGSASTIAIGSGVIGDITTRDNRGGIMGIFQAGLLVPVAVGPIIGGALAGSLGWRSIFWFLTIYSGVFLVLLVLLLPETLRSIVGNGSRDPTHAVAKYPLCVYQKTTKVQWNHGTVSTLPTAKKRIDITGPFRILISKQAAPIIVFLAIYYAVWQMSITAMSSLFQDKYGLTETQIGLTFIANGVGSMVGTLITGKILNIDYRRFKARHDARIASSNAGDDVEPARTQKAQENDFPLETARLRLVPLFSLLQCASILLFGWTIQYPQQVHIAVPIVSTFITGWSAVSMQSVIMTYLVDVFHDCSAAASASLNLARCLFAAGGTSFVMPMISSIGVGLAFTVCVAVQGVAVVCLAVQWKFGAKWRLAAQEA, encoded by the exons ATGAATGGCAAAGAACTACCTGCAGCGGCTCCTTTGCCAGAGCCCTATAGCATCTTCGACAAACGCCAAACTGCCTTGATCGTGACAATCGTCTCCATCGCAGCAACAT TCTCGGGTTTCGCATCAAACATTTATTTCCCCGCCCTCCCAACCATCGCCCACGACCTCGACGTCTCGATCGAATTGATCAATCTCACAGTGACTTCATACCTTGTCTTCCAAGGGCTTGCTCCCAGTCTCTGGGGCCCAATATCAGATGTCAAGGGCCGTCGAGTTGCATACTCACTCACTTTCATTGTCTTCCTGGGAGCATGTATTGGCCTGGCAGAAGCCAAGAACTACGCGACTATGGTTGTCCTGCGATGTGTTCAGAGTACTGGTAGTGCTAGCACAATCGCTATAGGATCAGGAGTTATCGGAGATATAACGACAAGAGATAATCGTGGGGGGATTATGGGTATATTCCAGGCAGGGCTGCTGGTGCCCGTGGCAGTTGGCCCGATTATCGGAGGTGCGCTGGCTGGATCTCTTGGTTGGAGATCTATTTTTTGGTTCTTGACCATCTACAGCGGTGTTTTCCTGGTtctcttggttcttctcTTGCCTGAGACATTGAGGTCTATCGTTGGTAATGGGAGCCGAGACCCTACACATGCCGTGGCCAAATACCCTCTATGCGTTTATCAGAAGACGACCAAAGTCCAATGGAATCACGGCACAGTCTCTACGCTACCTACAGCAAAGAAGCGCATCGATATCACAGGACCGTTccgcatcctcatcagcaagcAAGCCGCTCCCATCATCGTGTTCCTAGCAATCTATTATGCCGTTTGGCAGATGAGCATCACGGCTATGTCAAGTCTTTTCCAAGATAAATACGGTCTCACGGAAACTCAGATCGGCCTGACTTTCATCGCGAACGGCGTTGGTTCAATGGTTGGCACGCTTATAACCGGAAAGATACTGAACATCGACTACCGCCGTTTCAAAGCTCGGCATGATGCTCGCATTGCGAGCAGTAATGcaggagatgatgttgaaccTGCCCGTACGCAAAAGGCCCAGGAAAACGATTTCCCGCTTGAGACAGCACGTCTCCGTCTCGTTCCTCTATTTTCCCTCCTTCAATGCGCGtccatcttgctcttcgGGTGGACCATACAATATCCCCAACAGGTTCACATCGCCGTTCCAATTGTATCAACCTTCATCACGGGTTGGTCTGCTGTTTCCATGCAATCCGTCATCATGACATACCTCGTCGATGTCTTCCATGACTGCAGCGCCGCTGCCAGCGCAAGCCTCAACCTCGCAAGATGCTTATTCGCCGCGGGAGGCACAAGTTTTGTTATGCCAATGATCAGCTCTATTGGCGTCGGGCTCGCGTTTACGGTCTGTGTTGCGGTGCAGGGTGTTGCAGTGGTGTGCTTGGCTGTTCAGTGGAAGTTTGGCGCAAAATGGAGACTAGCAGCCCAAGAGGCCTGA
- a CDS encoding pectate lyase E, with translation MKFSIVFAGLFASATMASPQGNITPNTMGALERRASFPIPASKGSVTYKSAQTISGTFDGGMKTYGRGVKCTGQVEGTDADAVFILKNGATLKNVIIGADQIEGVHCEGSCTIENVWWKKVCEDALSLKGDGNALIKGGGATGAEDKVIQHNGLGTVTIDGFTVVDFGKLYRSCGNCKKMGTRNVVVKNVKAFNGKVLTGINSNKGDVSTITGTCASSVKEICVEYEGTVPGKEPKKIGSGPSKACKYSSVKSC, from the coding sequence ATGAAgttctccatcgtcttcgctgGCCTCTTCGCCTCCGCCACCATGGCCTCTCCCCAGGGCAACATCACCCCCAACACCATGGGCGCCCTCGAGCGACGCGCCTCCTTCCCCATTCCCGCCTCCAAGGGCTCCGTCACCTACAAGAGCGCCCAGACCATCTCCGGCACCTTCGACGGCGGCATGAAGACCTACGGCCGCGGTGTCAAGTGCACTGGCCAGGTCGAGGGCACGGACGCTGAcgccgtcttcatcctcaagaacgGCGCTACCCTCAAGAACGTCATCATTGGCGCTGATCAGATCGAGGGTGTTCACTGCGAGGGTTCTTGCACCATTGAGAACGTCTGGTGGAAGAAGGTCTGCGAGGATGCTCTCTCCCTCAAGGGTGACGGTAACGCTCTCATCAAGGGCGGTGGTGCTACCGGTGCTGAGGACAAGGTCATCCAGCACAACGGTCTCGGAACGGTCACcatcgatggcttcaccGTTGTCGACTTCGGTAAGCTCTACCGATCTTGCGGTAACTGCAAGAAGATGGGCACCCGCAACGTTGTCGTCAAGAACGTCAAGGCCTTCAACGGAAAGGTCCTCACTggcatcaactccaacaaggGCGACGTCTCCACCATCACTGGAACTTGCGCTTCTTCCGTCAAGGAGATCTGCGTTGAGTACGAGGGTACCGTTCCCGGCAAGgagcccaagaagattggCTCTGGTCCCAGCAAGGCTTGCAAGTACTCTTCTGTCAAGTCTTGCTAA
- a CDS encoding adenosine deaminase, producing MEFAMPPEERLSLRQELIDSNDKFILDLPKVELHVHIEGTLTPELRWKLAKRNNQTLKLERTGTVYTNLEQLRASYYIMEARPGHQIDNAEESFTFFEAYYGGFEVLVTEEDFYDLAMNYFEHVAGMNVRYCEPFFDPQGHTRRGVAFETVMNGFRRAQEEAERSLNVKSKWIMCFLRDMSPESAMETYDSVLPYRDMVVGIGLDSDENDRPPLMFEEVYKRARQDGFRITAHCDVGNKDAHEHIRQVVNDLGETGADRLDHGINAAQDPEIMHRIKEKGIGMTLTPWGYLRHEPVDEIFPRIRTLFDAGIPIAIGSDDPAYMEDTWILHDWLLVKKMCGLSNSDMATLAKSAIDMCWADDGVKQEMRRELEEVLAKHSI from the exons ATGGAGTTCGCCATGCCCCCCGAAGAGCGTCTGTCGCTCCGCCAAGAGCTCATAGACTCAAACGACAAGttcatccttgacctccCCAAAGTTGAACTCCACGTCCATATCGAAGGGACTCTAACCCCAGAACTTCGCTGGAAACTCGCCAAACGCAACAACCAGACTCTAAAGCTTGAGCGCACTGGAACTGTGTACACCAATCTCGAGCAGCTCAGAGCCTCGTACTACATCATGGAGGCCCGTCCAGGCCATCAGATTGACAACGCGGAGGAGAGTTTCACTTTCTTCGAGGCTTACTACGGCGGGTTTGAAGTTCTTGTCACTGAGGAGGACTTTTATGACCTTGCGATGAATTACTTTGAGCATGTTGCAGGTATGAATGTGAGGTACTGCGAGCCATTCTTTGATCCGCAGGGTCATACGCGCCGTGGAGTAGCGTTTGAGACGGTCATGAATGGTTTCCGTCGAGCacaggaagaggctgagagaaGTCTGAAT GTCAAGTCGAAGTGGATCATGTGCTTTCTGCGTGACATGTCACCAGAGTCAGCCATGGAGACCTACGACTCTGTTCTTCCCTACCGCGATATGGTGGTGGGAATCGGCCTCGACTCAGATGAAAACGACCGCCCTCCTCTGATGTTCGAAGAGGTATACAAAAGAGCTAGACAAGACGGCTTCCGCATTACTGCCCACTGCGACGTCGGCAACAAAGATGCGCATGAACATATCCGTCAAGTCGTCAATGACCTCGGTGAAACTGGCGCCGACCGTCTAGACCACGGCATCAACGCCGCACAAGACCCCGAAATCATGCATCGCATCAAAGAAAAAGGGATTGGAATGACACTCACGCCATGGGGATATCTTCGTCACGAACCAGTTGACGAGATCTTCCCTCGAATTCGCACGTTGTTTGACGCCGGTATTCCGATTGCTATTGGCAGTGATGATCCAGCTTATATGGAAGATACGTGGATCTTACATGATTGGCTTCTAGTCAAGAAGATGTGCGGGTTGAGTAACAGCGATATGGCGACTTTGGCAAAGAGTGCTATTGATATGTGCTGGGCTGATGATGGGGTGAAGcaggagatgagaagagagcttgaggaagttCTGGCGAAGCACTCAATATAA